One Tripterygium wilfordii isolate XIE 37 chromosome 10, ASM1340144v1, whole genome shotgun sequence DNA segment encodes these proteins:
- the LOC120007397 gene encoding putative UPF0481 protein At3g02645 yields the protein MSEEQQWVINIRRSLHEEEGNIGPELEIPVSIFNVPKLLMSSDPNSYIPHIVSTGPYHHWRPELYEMERCKVSAAKMIQKRLPQSFRFRHIVDQLMKLDLKIRASYHTYLHFSDETLAWMMAVDGSFLLEILQVYGNKEGKMFERIPSRMSHLVDNAGRRTSAHNSVLGDLVMLENQIPLLVLRKILEVQFSSTQLADQMLRPRLVGLCKELSPLKIIEEMRTIDISETAHLLDYLYHMIVPKLAAEAVPSEMIDEVMVLEEETESAVKDKEETPYANSSYVIQLLDATWKLLLNLNKGLSRPVRVAFNFPWTILCSILKGPVLHMFGSSQDEESKLENMSRDSDIEKPPLMEEIAVPSVSKLSKSGVRFLPTNGDISTVSFDAKTVAFYLPVVTLDVNTEVVLRNLVAYEAASASGPLVFTRYTELMNGIIDKEEDVKLLREKGIILNHLKSDEEAVNLWNGMSKSIRLTKVPFLDKAIEDVNKYYNDRWNVKAKRMMKQYVYASWPILTLVSAICLMILMGLQSFCSVYTCGKVLEIENITENQ from the coding sequence ATGTCCGAGGAGCAGCAATGGGTGATTAACATCCGTCGATCACTCCACGAAGAAGAAGGGAATATTGGACCTGAACTAGAAATCCCAGTATCCATTTTCAATGTTCCAAAACTATTAATGTCTAGTGATCCAAATTCATACATTCCCCATATAGTTTCTACAGGTCCATACCACCATTGGCGTCCGGAGCTCTATGAGATGGAGAGATGCAAAGTTTCCGCTGCAAAGATGATTCAAAAACGGCTCCCACAGAGCTTTAGATTCCGTCATATTGTGGATCAGTTGATGAAACTGGACCTGAAAATTCGCGCAAGCTATCATACGTACTTGCATTTTAGCGATGAAACGTTAGCATGGATGATGGCAGTTGACGGTTCATTCTTACTTGAGATACTGCAAGTCTATGGCAATAAAGAAGGTAAGATGTTTGAAAGAATTCCTTCAAGAATGTCACATTTGGTCGACAATGCAGGGCGAAGGACGTCAGCTCACAATTCAGTTCTTGGCGACTTGGTGATGTTGGAGAATCAAATCCCATTACTTGTGCTGAGAAAGATATTGGAAGTTCAGTTTTCGTCAACTCAATTGGCTGATCAAATGCTGCGTCCGAGGTTAGTCGGATTGTGTAAAGAACTTTCACCACTAAAGATTATAGAGGAAATGCGAACGATTGACATTTCAGAGACCGCTCATTTGCTTGACTATTTGTATCACATGATTGTGCCTAAATTAGCAGCAGAAGCAGTGCCTTCAGAGATGATAGATGAAGTCATGGTGCTCGAAGAAGAAACCGAAAGCGCTGTGAAAGACAAAGAAGAAACACCTTATGCTAACTCAAGCTATGTAATACAATTGCTTGATGCGACATGGAAGCTTCTCCTGAACCTAAACAAGGGTCTCTCACGGCCTGTTAGGGTCGCATTCAACTTTCCTTGGACAATCCTCTGTTCAATCTTGAAAGGGCCTGTTTTACATATGTTTGGGTCATCACAAGACGAAGAAAGCAAACTAGAAAATATGAGTAGGGACTCGGACATCGAAAAACCACCATTGATGGAGGAGATAGCAGTTCCTTCTGTGTCAAAATTAAGCAAATCCGGTGTCCGGTTCCTACCCACAAATGGTGACATTTCCACAGTAAGTTTTGATGCCAAGACAGTTGCATTTTACCTTCCTGTGGTTACATTAGATGTGAACACTGAGGTTGTGTTGAGGAACTTGGTGGCTTACGAGGCAGCGAGCGCGTCAGGACCGTTGGTTTTTACGCGATATACGGAATTGATGAATGGGATTATTGATAAGGAGGAGGATGTGAAGTTGCTTAGAGAGAAAGGGATCATCTTGAATCACCTGAAGAGCGATGAAGAGGCAGTGAATTTGTGGAATGGTATGAGCAAGTCTATTAGGCTTACTAAAGTGCCATTCTTGGATAAAGCGATTGAAGATGTGAACAAGTATTACAATGACAGATGGAATGTTAAAGCCAAGAGAATGATGAAGCAATATGTTTATGCTTCTTGGCCTATTCTCACACTCGTTTCTGCAATTTGTCTTATGATCCTGATGGGATTACAAAGTTTCTGTTCAGTCTATACCTGTGGTAAGGTATTAGAAATTGAGAATATCACTGAAAATCAGTGA
- the LOC120006856 gene encoding LOB domain-containing protein 29-like, which yields MTGSSGSPCGACKFLRRKCVRGCVFAPYFCHEQGASHFAAIHKVFGASNVSKLLAHLPVSDRCEAAVTISYEAQARVQDPIYGCVSHIFALQQQVVNLQAQLASLKEQAARTFVNGSGAVNPNEKYYGKQAFFHTQDVQSWLHQQLESTSSNMVPQFNIPNLTNNHDNGVFGVNTMGDYGNSVNPEDNTTFDSFEEASNSIDVQTNSWNFQGCSTDDLQSVAFGYMRHS from the exons ATGACTGGTTCATCTGGTTCTCCTTGTGGAGCTTGCAAGTTCTTGAGAAGAAAATGTGTGAGAGGTTGTGTTTTTGCACCTTATttctgccatgaacaaggtgcTTCTCACTTTGCTGCCATTCACAAGGTTTTTGGTGCAAGCAATGTCTCAAAGTTGCTTGCTCATCTCCCTGTGAGTGATCGGTGCGAAGCCGCCGTAACAATCTCCTATGAAGCTCAAGCTAGGGTTCAAGATCCCATCTATGGTTGTGTTTCACATATCTTTGCTCTCCAACAACAG GTTGTGAATCTTCAAGCACAACTAGCATCTCTCAAGGAACAAGCAGCTAGAACATTTGTCAACGGCTCTGGTGCCGTAAACCCTAATGAGAAATACTATGGAAAACAAGCTTTTTTCCACACACAAGATGTTCAAAGCTGGCTTCATCAGCAACTGGAGAGTACTAGTTCAAACATGGTGCCACAATTCAATATTCCAAACCTCACCAACAACCATGACAATGGAGTTTTTGGTGTGAACACAATGGGAGACTATGGGAATTCAGTCAATCCAGAAGACAATACCACGTTTGATAGCTTCGAAGAGGCTTCGAATTCGATCGACGTGCAAACAAACAGCTGGAATTTCCAGGGCTGCAGTACTGACGACCTTCAGTCGGTGGCGTTTGGTTACATGAGACATTCATGA
- the LOC120007396 gene encoding uncharacterized protein LOC120007396: MSQNKLLLAAFFAFLAFQFHVSHGWRYDVKRIPYECTQAPSSCGNILNISYPFRLKGDSPDCGDPIYELSCHNNQTILSLDSQTYLVKDIDYYNSTIRIADVGVQLGNCSSMPINSLSIFFYVTHIEYGGCYYAPYDFPRRLYDLAYVSCESPVNSSTYVDASPCIIQTNSTNNTRSYHYVVVGDFKNTDLKVNCAFDFLSYTFLDGNYNNYSYMDIHKKLVYGVEVSWATISCAACRGDGFCRLENNTIIQSCLSEGYCSKCNLRCE, encoded by the coding sequence atgtctcaaaataAGCTTCTCCTTGCTGCCTTCTTTGCCTTTCTTGCATTCCAATTTCATGTATCCCATGGCTGGAGGTATGATGTTAAACGCATACCTTACGAGTGTACACAAGCTCCTTCTTCATGTGGCAATATCCTCAACATCTCATACCCATTTCGACTCAAAGGAGACTCTCCAGACTGTGGTGACCCCATCTACGAACTCTCTTGCCATAACAATCAAACTATACTCAGCTTGGATTCTCAAACATACTTGGTGAAGGATATCGACTACTACAACAGCACAATCCGGATTGCCGATGTTGGCGTCCAGCTTGGTAATTGCTCCTCCATGCCTATCAATTCTTTATCAATCTTTTTTTATGTAACACATATAGAATACGGTGGATGCTACTATGCGCCGTATGATTTTCCACGAAGACTCTACGATCTAGCTTATGTAAGCTGTGAAAGTCCAGTGAATTCTAGCACTTATGTGGATGCTTCTCCCTGTATAATCCAAACCAACTCAACCAACAACACAAGATCATATCATTATGTTGTGGTTGGTGATTTTAAGAATACAGACTTGAAGGTCAACTGTGCCTTTGATTTCCTCTCATATACATTTTTAGATGGCAACTACAATAACTATTCTTACATGGACATCCATAAGAAGCTTGTTTATGGTGTGGAGGTTTCTTGGGCTACAATTTCATGTGCTGCTTGTAGAGGAGATGGTTTTTGTCGTCTAGAGAACAACACCATTATCCAAAGCTGCTTAAGTGAAGGATACTGCTCTAAGTGCAACTTACGATGTGAGTAA
- the LOC120007870 gene encoding poly [ADP-ribose] polymerase 1 isoform X1, whose amino-acid sequence MAAPQKPWKAEYAKSARSSCKTCKNNIGKEVLRLGKMVQATQFDGFMPMWNHAACILKKKNQIKSIDDVEGIELLRWDDQQQIRMYVEGAGAGASGSNAVPATELGIEVSQTNRATCKLCSQKIMKGEVRISSKPEGQGPRGLAWHHANCFMESSPLTQVEKLSGWGSLPVSDQEAVCSLVKKVSPTVESGTKVTVQELEKRQSTSSLGTKRAKDAGGDKRSKVAKSEGDISTSRTASIKNANAMLDERPKVSDCGSKLEAQTKEIWDLKDDLKKHVTTAELREMLEANVQESTGSELDLRDRCADGMMFGALGRCPTCSGSLRYSGGMYRCHGYASAWSKCSYSTCEPVRIKGKWKVPAETENHYLSQWFKSQTVKKPVRILPPPSSYNATDSQAADVLSQSSKGESLGDLKVACAGLPKESMEEWKTKIEGAGGQIHTKMKKDTNCLVLGEVLGNQDAEKRKARRMKLPIVREDYLIDCFKRQKKLPFDLYKIEAIDEASSMVTVKVKGRSAVHEASGLQDLGHILEDGKSVYNTTMNMSDLSTGVNSYYILQIIQEDGGSACYVFRKWGRVGNEKIGGNKLEDMSKTDAICEFKRLFLEKTGNSWEAWEQKQNFHKQPGRFFPLDIDYGVNKQVSNKNWTDAVSQLAPPLLELMKMLFNVETYRAAMMEFEINMSEMPLGKLSKNNIQKGFEALTEIQNLLNCNANNPSVKESLIIDASNRFFTVIPSIHPHVIRDEDDFKSKVKMLEALQDIEIASRLVGFDVDNGDSLDEKYKKLHCHMTPLPHDCEEYILIEKYLLSTHAPTHTEWSLELEEVFSLEREGEFDRFAPYREKLKNKMLLWHGSRLTNFVGILNQGLRIAPPEAPATGYMFGKGIYFADLVSKSAQYCYTDKKNPVGLMLLSEVALGEVHELTKAEYMDRPPKGKHSTKGLGKKIPLESEYVKWKDDIIVPCGKPVTSKIRASELMYNEYIVYNTAQVKMQFLLKVRFHHKRRQGM is encoded by the exons atggcgGCCCCACAGAAGCCGTGGAAAGCAGAATATGCGAAGTCAGCGAGATCGTCATGCAAAACCTGCAAGAACAACATCGGCAAGGAGGTGCTGAGGCTGGGGAAAATGGTGCAGGCCACCCAATTCGACGGCTTTATGCCT ATGTGGAACCATGCGGCTTGcatattgaagaagaagaaccagaTTAAATC CATTGATGATGTTGAAGGCATAGAATTACTACGTTGGGACGATCAGCAGCAAATTAGAATGTATGTGGagggtgctggtgctggtgcctCTGGCTCAAATGCTGTCCCTGCAACCGAACTTGGTATTGAAGTTTCGCAAACTAATCGTGCTACTTGTAAGCTTTGCAGCCAAAAGATTATGAAAGGGGAG GTTCGTATATCTTCCAAGCCAGAAGGTCAAGGACCAAGGGGGTTGGCATGGCACCATGCTAACTGCTTCATGGAATCATCTCCGTTAACCCAAGTTGAGAAGTTGTCTGGATGGGGCAGCCTCCCAGTTTCTGACCAGGAAGCTGTTTGTTCCCTGGTGAAGAAGGTTTCTCCTACTGTAGAGAGTG GTACAAAAGTTACTGTTCAAGAGTTAGAGAAGCGACAATCAACTTCCAGTCTAGGCACCAAACGTGCAAAAGATGCTGGTGGTGATAAGAGGTCAAAAGTTGCTAAGTCTGAAGGAGATATATCAACAAGTAGGACTGCATCCATTAAGAATGCTAATGCTATGTTAGATGAACGTCCAAAAGTATCTGATTGTGGAAGTAAACTAGAGGCCCAAACCAAGGAGATTTGGGATTTAAAGGATGACCTCAAAAAGCATGTCACAACAGCAGAGTTGCGGGAAATGCTTGAAGCCAATGTTCAAGAATCAACTGGATCAGAACTTGATTTGCGTGACCGCTG TGCTGATGGGATGATGTTTGGAGCACTCGGTCGCTGCCCAACTTGTTCTGGTTCTCTTCGTTATTCTGGGGGCATGTATCGGTGCCATGGCTATGCTTCAGCCTGGAGCAAGTGTTCTTACTCAACTTGTGAACCAGTGCGTATCAAAGGCAAGTGGAAGGTTCCAGCAGAAACAGAGAATCATTATCTGAGTCAG TGGTTTAAATCGCAGACGGTCAAGAAACCTGTTCGGATACTTCCTCCTCCATCATCATACAATGCTACTGACAGCCAAGCTGCTGACGTCCTATCACAGTCTTCAAAGGGTGAAAGCTTGGGAGATTTGAAAGTTGCTTGCGCTGGATTACCGAAAGAATCCATG GAAGAATGGAAAACCAAAATCGAGGGAGCAGGTGGACAAATTCACACAAAGATGAAGAAAG ACACCAACTGCTTAGTTTTGGGTGAAGTTTTGGGTAATCAGGATGCTGAGAAAAGGAAGGCAAG GAGGATGAAATTACCTATCGTTAGGGAGGATTACCTCATTGACTGTTTCAAAAGACAGAAGAAGCTTCCTTTTGATCTTTACAAAATTGAAGCCATTGATGAGGCCTCTAGCATGGTCACTGTCAAAGTCAAAGGACGAAGTGCTGTGCATGAAGCTTCGGGTTTACAGGATTTAGGTCATATCCTTGAGGATGGGAAAAGCGTATACAACACAACTATGAACATGTCTGACTTATCAACTGGTGTTAACAG TTACTACATCCTTCAAATAATTCAAGAAGATGGTGGGTCAGCTTGTTATGTGTTTCGCAAATGGGGTCGAGTGGGGAATGAAAAAATTGGAGGGAACAAACTGGAGGATATGTCAAAAACAGATGCTATCTGTGAATTCAAACGCTTATTCCTCGAAAAGACTGGGAATTCGTGGGAAGCATGggaacaaaagcaaaattttcataaGCAGCCTGGCAGATTCTTTCCGCTGGATATT GACTACGGAGTTAACAAGCAGGTTTCAAATAAGAATTGGACTGATGCAGTCAGCCAACTTGCTCCTCCTTTGCTTGAATTGATGAAGATGCTCTTTAATGTGGAAACATACAG AGCTGCTATGATGGAATTTGAGATTAATATGTCAGAAATGCCACTTGGAAAACTGAGCAAAAATAACATCCAGAAGG GTTTTGAAGCATTGACAGAGATACAGAATTTGTTAAATTGCAATGCTAACAATCCTTCTGTCAAAGAGAGCTTGATCATTGACGCCAGTAATAGGTTTTTCACTGTGATTCCATCCATACATCCTCATGTTATTAGAGATGAAGATGACTTTAAATCCAAG GTGAAAATGTTGGAAGCTCTCCAGGATATCGAAATAGCTTCCAGATTGGTGGGCTTTGATGTTGATAATGGTGACTCCCTGGATGAGAAGTATAAGAAGCTGCATTGTCATATGACTCCACTTCCTCATGATTGTGAAGAGTATATACTGATTGAGAAATACCTCCTTTCTACTCATGCCCCGACACATACG GAATGGAGTCTTGAACTGGAAGAAGTTTTTTCACTAGAAAGAGAAGGGGAGTTTGATAGGTTTGCTCCCTACCGTGAAAAGCTTAAGAACAAAATGCTGCTATGGCATG GATCTCGTTTGACAAACTTTGTCGGGATACTTAACCAAGGATTGAGAATAGCTCCACCTGAAGCTCCTGCAACTGGCTATATG TTTGGCAAAGGGATTTACTTTGCGGATCTGGTTAGTAAGAGCGCCCAGTATTGCTACACCGATAAGAAAAATCCTGTTGGCCTGATGCTTTTAAGTGAAGTTGCCTTGGGGGAGGTCCATGAGCTTACAAAGGCCGAG TATATGGATAGACCTCCAAAAGGAAAGCATTCCACAAAAGGGCTTGGTAAGAAGATACCTCTGGAGTCAGAATATGTGAAGTGGAAAGATGACATTATTGTTCCATGTGGCAAACCGGTGACGTCTAAAATCAGAGCCTCAGAGCTGATGTATAACGAGTACATTGTCTATAATACAGCTCAA GTTAAGATGCAGTTCTTGTTGAAGGTCAGGTTTCACCACAAGAGGAGACAAGGGATGTAA
- the LOC120007870 gene encoding poly [ADP-ribose] polymerase 1 isoform X2: MQNLQEQHRQGGAEAGENGAGHPIRRLYAYYNSISRVVLGSTLLDGKMWNHAACILKKKNQIKSIDDVEGIELLRWDDQQQIRMYVEGAGAGASGSNAVPATELGIEVSQTNRATCKLCSQKIMKGEVRISSKPEGQGPRGLAWHHANCFMESSPLTQVEKLSGWGSLPVSDQEAVCSLVKKVSPTVESGTKVTVQELEKRQSTSSLGTKRAKDAGGDKRSKVAKSEGDISTSRTASIKNANAMLDERPKVSDCGSKLEAQTKEIWDLKDDLKKHVTTAELREMLEANVQESTGSELDLRDRCADGMMFGALGRCPTCSGSLRYSGGMYRCHGYASAWSKCSYSTCEPVRIKGKWKVPAETENHYLSQWFKSQTVKKPVRILPPPSSYNATDSQAADVLSQSSKGESLGDLKVACAGLPKESMEEWKTKIEGAGGQIHTKMKKDTNCLVLGEVLGNQDAEKRKARRMKLPIVREDYLIDCFKRQKKLPFDLYKIEAIDEASSMVTVKVKGRSAVHEASGLQDLGHILEDGKSVYNTTMNMSDLSTGVNSYYILQIIQEDGGSACYVFRKWGRVGNEKIGGNKLEDMSKTDAICEFKRLFLEKTGNSWEAWEQKQNFHKQPGRFFPLDIDYGVNKQVSNKNWTDAVSQLAPPLLELMKMLFNVETYRAAMMEFEINMSEMPLGKLSKNNIQKGFEALTEIQNLLNCNANNPSVKESLIIDASNRFFTVIPSIHPHVIRDEDDFKSKVKMLEALQDIEIASRLVGFDVDNGDSLDEKYKKLHCHMTPLPHDCEEYILIEKYLLSTHAPTHTEWSLELEEVFSLEREGEFDRFAPYREKLKNKMLLWHGSRLTNFVGILNQGLRIAPPEAPATGYMFGKGIYFADLVSKSAQYCYTDKKNPVGLMLLSEVALGEVHELTKAEYMDRPPKGKHSTKGLGKKIPLESEYVKWKDDIIVPCGKPVTSKIRASELMYNEYIVYNTAQVKMQFLLKVRFHHKRRQGM; this comes from the exons ATGCAAAACCTGCAAGAACAACATCGGCAAGGAGGTGCTGAGGCTGGGGAAAATGGTGCAGGCCACCCAATTCGACGGCTTTATGCCT ATTATAATTCCATCAGCAGAGTCGTCTTAGGAAGTACCTTACTTGACGGCAAG ATGTGGAACCATGCGGCTTGcatattgaagaagaagaaccagaTTAAATC CATTGATGATGTTGAAGGCATAGAATTACTACGTTGGGACGATCAGCAGCAAATTAGAATGTATGTGGagggtgctggtgctggtgcctCTGGCTCAAATGCTGTCCCTGCAACCGAACTTGGTATTGAAGTTTCGCAAACTAATCGTGCTACTTGTAAGCTTTGCAGCCAAAAGATTATGAAAGGGGAG GTTCGTATATCTTCCAAGCCAGAAGGTCAAGGACCAAGGGGGTTGGCATGGCACCATGCTAACTGCTTCATGGAATCATCTCCGTTAACCCAAGTTGAGAAGTTGTCTGGATGGGGCAGCCTCCCAGTTTCTGACCAGGAAGCTGTTTGTTCCCTGGTGAAGAAGGTTTCTCCTACTGTAGAGAGTG GTACAAAAGTTACTGTTCAAGAGTTAGAGAAGCGACAATCAACTTCCAGTCTAGGCACCAAACGTGCAAAAGATGCTGGTGGTGATAAGAGGTCAAAAGTTGCTAAGTCTGAAGGAGATATATCAACAAGTAGGACTGCATCCATTAAGAATGCTAATGCTATGTTAGATGAACGTCCAAAAGTATCTGATTGTGGAAGTAAACTAGAGGCCCAAACCAAGGAGATTTGGGATTTAAAGGATGACCTCAAAAAGCATGTCACAACAGCAGAGTTGCGGGAAATGCTTGAAGCCAATGTTCAAGAATCAACTGGATCAGAACTTGATTTGCGTGACCGCTG TGCTGATGGGATGATGTTTGGAGCACTCGGTCGCTGCCCAACTTGTTCTGGTTCTCTTCGTTATTCTGGGGGCATGTATCGGTGCCATGGCTATGCTTCAGCCTGGAGCAAGTGTTCTTACTCAACTTGTGAACCAGTGCGTATCAAAGGCAAGTGGAAGGTTCCAGCAGAAACAGAGAATCATTATCTGAGTCAG TGGTTTAAATCGCAGACGGTCAAGAAACCTGTTCGGATACTTCCTCCTCCATCATCATACAATGCTACTGACAGCCAAGCTGCTGACGTCCTATCACAGTCTTCAAAGGGTGAAAGCTTGGGAGATTTGAAAGTTGCTTGCGCTGGATTACCGAAAGAATCCATG GAAGAATGGAAAACCAAAATCGAGGGAGCAGGTGGACAAATTCACACAAAGATGAAGAAAG ACACCAACTGCTTAGTTTTGGGTGAAGTTTTGGGTAATCAGGATGCTGAGAAAAGGAAGGCAAG GAGGATGAAATTACCTATCGTTAGGGAGGATTACCTCATTGACTGTTTCAAAAGACAGAAGAAGCTTCCTTTTGATCTTTACAAAATTGAAGCCATTGATGAGGCCTCTAGCATGGTCACTGTCAAAGTCAAAGGACGAAGTGCTGTGCATGAAGCTTCGGGTTTACAGGATTTAGGTCATATCCTTGAGGATGGGAAAAGCGTATACAACACAACTATGAACATGTCTGACTTATCAACTGGTGTTAACAG TTACTACATCCTTCAAATAATTCAAGAAGATGGTGGGTCAGCTTGTTATGTGTTTCGCAAATGGGGTCGAGTGGGGAATGAAAAAATTGGAGGGAACAAACTGGAGGATATGTCAAAAACAGATGCTATCTGTGAATTCAAACGCTTATTCCTCGAAAAGACTGGGAATTCGTGGGAAGCATGggaacaaaagcaaaattttcataaGCAGCCTGGCAGATTCTTTCCGCTGGATATT GACTACGGAGTTAACAAGCAGGTTTCAAATAAGAATTGGACTGATGCAGTCAGCCAACTTGCTCCTCCTTTGCTTGAATTGATGAAGATGCTCTTTAATGTGGAAACATACAG AGCTGCTATGATGGAATTTGAGATTAATATGTCAGAAATGCCACTTGGAAAACTGAGCAAAAATAACATCCAGAAGG GTTTTGAAGCATTGACAGAGATACAGAATTTGTTAAATTGCAATGCTAACAATCCTTCTGTCAAAGAGAGCTTGATCATTGACGCCAGTAATAGGTTTTTCACTGTGATTCCATCCATACATCCTCATGTTATTAGAGATGAAGATGACTTTAAATCCAAG GTGAAAATGTTGGAAGCTCTCCAGGATATCGAAATAGCTTCCAGATTGGTGGGCTTTGATGTTGATAATGGTGACTCCCTGGATGAGAAGTATAAGAAGCTGCATTGTCATATGACTCCACTTCCTCATGATTGTGAAGAGTATATACTGATTGAGAAATACCTCCTTTCTACTCATGCCCCGACACATACG GAATGGAGTCTTGAACTGGAAGAAGTTTTTTCACTAGAAAGAGAAGGGGAGTTTGATAGGTTTGCTCCCTACCGTGAAAAGCTTAAGAACAAAATGCTGCTATGGCATG GATCTCGTTTGACAAACTTTGTCGGGATACTTAACCAAGGATTGAGAATAGCTCCACCTGAAGCTCCTGCAACTGGCTATATG TTTGGCAAAGGGATTTACTTTGCGGATCTGGTTAGTAAGAGCGCCCAGTATTGCTACACCGATAAGAAAAATCCTGTTGGCCTGATGCTTTTAAGTGAAGTTGCCTTGGGGGAGGTCCATGAGCTTACAAAGGCCGAG TATATGGATAGACCTCCAAAAGGAAAGCATTCCACAAAAGGGCTTGGTAAGAAGATACCTCTGGAGTCAGAATATGTGAAGTGGAAAGATGACATTATTGTTCCATGTGGCAAACCGGTGACGTCTAAAATCAGAGCCTCAGAGCTGATGTATAACGAGTACATTGTCTATAATACAGCTCAA GTTAAGATGCAGTTCTTGTTGAAGGTCAGGTTTCACCACAAGAGGAGACAAGGGATGTAA